One Pseudomonas brassicacearum genomic region harbors:
- a CDS encoding efflux RND transporter periplasmic adaptor subunit — protein sequence MSLRYRCLSLFMLTGPLLGLAVAGQSAWAQTEADAGVRVLLVADQETTLASQLVGRVRAVNASLGSAFRKGDVLVSFDCDEQVARLKMAQADLSSAKESHDAKLRLQGLQSAGEVEVSLAASAAEKASAQVAQYRAQQQQCTVLAPFDGRVVKVQVKAFQGVNLGQPLLDIISNGPLKMRVNVPSKWLAWLKPKQTFQVDLGETGKRYPARIKAINAQVDAVSQTIELEGVIEGQPTDLLAGMSGTALFEAPK from the coding sequence ATGAGCCTCCGATACCGTTGTCTTTCATTGTTCATGCTGACCGGCCCGTTGCTCGGCTTGGCGGTAGCGGGTCAATCGGCCTGGGCTCAAACCGAAGCCGACGCCGGCGTGCGCGTGTTGCTGGTGGCCGATCAGGAAACCACCCTGGCCAGCCAACTGGTGGGTCGGGTGCGTGCGGTCAACGCGTCGCTGGGCTCGGCATTCCGCAAGGGCGACGTGCTCGTCAGTTTCGACTGTGACGAACAGGTCGCCCGCCTGAAGATGGCCCAGGCCGACCTGAGTTCCGCGAAAGAATCCCATGACGCCAAACTGCGCCTGCAAGGGTTGCAGTCGGCCGGCGAGGTGGAGGTCTCACTGGCGGCCAGCGCGGCGGAAAAAGCCTCTGCCCAGGTCGCCCAGTACCGTGCCCAGCAACAACAATGCACGGTCCTGGCGCCGTTTGACGGGCGTGTGGTCAAGGTACAGGTCAAGGCCTTCCAGGGCGTTAACCTGGGCCAGCCCTTGCTCGACATCATCAGCAATGGGCCGCTGAAGATGCGCGTTAACGTGCCCTCCAAATGGCTGGCCTGGCTCAAACCCAAGCAGACCTTCCAGGTTGATCTGGGGGAAACCGGCAAACGCTATCCAGCCAGGATCAAAGCCATCAACGCTCAAGTCGATGCGGTCAGCCAGACCATCGAGCTTGAGGGGGTGATCGAAGGTCAGCCGACTGATTTGCTGGCGGGGATGAGTGGCACCGCGTTATTTGAAGCTCCGAAATGA
- a CDS encoding efflux RND transporter periplasmic adaptor subunit, whose amino-acid sequence MNAQATPVNPVAVLLHLEQRAQEARSTAELGFVMVNETWQLLRYRQAFIFVSDVLGKPALSNVSSLAVLPEESPFTVWLKRLAHHLWRPSAATGDSALLPTVRLWHVSELTESFAEGWAEWMPTHLLCLQLPGRDNSRRGMLLLACDTEPDEHTQALLARLGQTYAYCLAALTDKRPTLGARWQTWRRRPLRIFGLGCAVALACLFPVRLSALAPAEIEAHNAMAIAAPQDGVVREFLVQPNQMVKKDQPLFSLDDTTLRNRRAVARQALEVARSEALLAAQKAFDNTQSKGELAALNGQVQEKQAEVTWIDEMLERNSVRAPRDGIAIFGDSNDWVGKPVVTGERIIQLADPQDAGVLVWLPVANAINLDAGSEIRLFLHVAPLSPLTASLVQTSYQATLSPDNIPSYRIRGQFQGDASQLARIGLKGTAKLYGEQVPLIYYVLRRPLAALREWSGL is encoded by the coding sequence ATGAACGCCCAAGCCACGCCTGTAAACCCCGTCGCGGTGCTGCTGCATCTGGAACAACGCGCCCAAGAGGCTCGCAGCACCGCAGAACTGGGTTTCGTGATGGTCAACGAAACCTGGCAGCTTTTGCGCTATCGCCAGGCATTTATCTTCGTCAGCGACGTGCTGGGCAAACCGGCCCTGAGCAATGTCTCGAGCCTGGCCGTACTGCCGGAGGAATCGCCGTTTACCGTTTGGCTCAAACGCCTGGCCCATCATCTTTGGCGGCCATCCGCGGCAACGGGTGATTCGGCCCTTTTGCCCACTGTGCGCCTATGGCACGTCTCGGAGCTTACGGAAAGCTTCGCTGAGGGCTGGGCCGAGTGGATGCCGACGCATCTCCTATGCCTGCAACTGCCCGGTCGAGACAATTCGCGCCGCGGCATGCTGCTGCTTGCCTGCGACACCGAGCCAGACGAACACACCCAGGCGCTGCTCGCCCGGCTGGGGCAAACCTATGCGTACTGCCTCGCGGCGCTGACGGACAAGCGCCCCACCCTCGGTGCTCGCTGGCAAACCTGGCGACGACGCCCGTTGCGTATTTTCGGATTGGGTTGCGCCGTCGCCCTGGCCTGTCTGTTCCCGGTCCGCCTGAGTGCCCTGGCGCCGGCCGAGATCGAAGCACACAACGCCATGGCCATTGCGGCCCCTCAAGACGGCGTGGTGCGTGAGTTCCTGGTCCAGCCCAACCAGATGGTGAAAAAGGACCAGCCGCTGTTCAGCCTGGATGACACGACCCTGCGCAATCGCCGCGCAGTGGCGCGGCAAGCGCTGGAAGTCGCCCGCTCCGAAGCACTTCTCGCGGCTCAAAAAGCCTTCGACAACACACAAAGCAAAGGTGAATTGGCCGCCCTGAATGGGCAAGTGCAGGAGAAACAGGCTGAGGTCACCTGGATCGATGAAATGCTCGAGCGCAACAGCGTTCGGGCGCCACGGGACGGCATCGCGATTTTTGGCGACAGCAATGACTGGGTCGGCAAACCCGTGGTCACGGGCGAACGCATCATCCAGCTCGCCGACCCGCAAGATGCCGGGGTGTTGGTCTGGCTGCCGGTGGCCAATGCCATCAATCTCGATGCCGGCTCCGAGATTCGTCTGTTCCTGCACGTGGCGCCGCTGTCACCGCTGACCGCCAGCCTGGTCCAGACCAGCTACCAAGCCACCCTGTCGCCGGACAACATCCCCTCCTATCGGATTCGCGGGCAATTCCAGGGCGACGCCAGCCAGCTGGCGCGGATCGGTCTCAAAGGCACCGCCAAGCTCTACGGCGAACAGGTGCCGTTGATTTACTACGTCCTACGGCGTCCTTTGGCCGCATTACGTGAATGGAGCGGTCTGTGA
- a CDS encoding HlyD family efflux transporter periplasmic adaptor subunit: MSEHDFIAMLPAPSTGAMADDSSIELPEHLPAIREDLRLIPAATQRDGSPAWMIQDPVGNRFFTIGWLEFEMLSRWSLGSPTELLDALAAQTPLHVSRAELAALLTFLSRHQLLHISDMTGTRRLEEMARQRQHTGWQWLLHNYLFMRIPLWRPQRLLQKTLPWVAPLFSRTFLGGVAIAILLGLFLVGQQWDVFVASFQQSLSPEGLVGYLIALAVTKCLHELGHAYTATRYGVRVAHMGVAFLVLWPVLYTDTSESWKLADRRQRFHIAGAGILVELIIAGLATLGWGLCENPMLKSALFFLATTSWMISLALNASPFMRFDGYFLLSDRLDLPNLHERSGALAQAWMRRRLLSWDEPDPEVLPSRLRHFLILFAVITRIYRLVVFLGIAVAVYYLFFKALGIFLFLVEISWFVIMPIQRELKVWWRRRKEIPVRRGRVLLLGLGALMLMAALPWSSQVQAPAWLHAEVQYTLYSPMPAKLLEMPPAGQRVEADAVLAVLDSAQIRDRVDRSRKAALALRAQLDGLTGAANGAEKYASIANQLSRQQAESAAQSAELQRLTLRAPMAGMLTDVDPSVQPGVWVKPNQPLGVLVNPDSWTVEAFVRQQDLSRLTLGARARFYAHGDSGSALEGKVISIDDSRTQNVPHLMLSTAYGGPIAVSGKSDSNLQVRDALYRVRIKLGAPPAQMMMRLGNVSIEATRASPVTELFTDTLSILVRESGF; encoded by the coding sequence GTGAGTGAGCACGACTTCATAGCCATGCTGCCGGCGCCTTCCACCGGCGCAATGGCAGACGATTCGAGCATCGAGCTGCCGGAACACTTGCCTGCGATACGGGAGGACTTGCGCCTGATTCCGGCGGCTACGCAACGCGATGGCTCGCCGGCCTGGATGATTCAGGATCCGGTCGGAAACCGTTTCTTCACTATCGGCTGGCTCGAATTCGAGATGCTGTCGCGCTGGTCCCTGGGCAGCCCGACCGAGTTACTGGACGCACTGGCGGCGCAAACGCCCTTGCACGTCAGCCGGGCGGAGCTGGCCGCTTTATTGACCTTCCTCAGTCGCCATCAGTTGCTGCATATCAGCGACATGACCGGCACCCGACGCCTGGAAGAAATGGCCAGGCAACGCCAGCACACGGGCTGGCAATGGTTGCTGCACAACTACCTGTTCATGCGGATACCGCTCTGGCGTCCACAACGCTTGCTGCAAAAAACCTTGCCCTGGGTCGCGCCCTTGTTCAGCAGGACGTTTCTAGGGGGTGTTGCCATCGCTATCCTGCTTGGCCTGTTCCTCGTCGGGCAGCAGTGGGACGTGTTCGTTGCCAGCTTCCAGCAAAGTCTTTCCCCCGAAGGATTGGTCGGGTACCTGATAGCGCTGGCCGTTACCAAATGCCTCCACGAGCTTGGACACGCCTATACCGCCACCCGTTATGGCGTGCGGGTCGCGCACATGGGCGTGGCGTTTCTCGTGCTGTGGCCGGTGCTCTACACCGACACCAGCGAGTCATGGAAACTGGCCGACCGACGTCAGCGCTTTCACATTGCCGGTGCCGGCATTCTCGTGGAGCTGATCATCGCGGGGCTTGCCACCCTGGGCTGGGGGCTGTGCGAAAACCCGATGCTCAAAAGTGCCCTGTTCTTTCTCGCCACCACCAGTTGGATGATTTCGCTGGCCCTTAACGCCAGCCCGTTCATGCGCTTTGATGGTTACTTCTTGCTGTCCGACCGGCTCGACCTGCCGAACCTTCATGAACGTTCAGGGGCATTGGCGCAAGCCTGGATGCGCCGTCGCCTATTGTCCTGGGACGAACCAGACCCCGAAGTCCTGCCCTCGCGCCTGCGGCATTTCCTCATCCTCTTTGCCGTGATCACCCGAATCTATCGCCTGGTGGTCTTTCTCGGGATCGCCGTCGCGGTGTACTACCTGTTTTTCAAGGCGCTGGGCATCTTCCTGTTTCTGGTTGAAATTTCCTGGTTCGTCATAATGCCGATCCAACGTGAACTGAAGGTCTGGTGGCGCCGCCGCAAGGAAATACCCGTGCGCCGTGGCCGCGTACTTTTGCTCGGTCTCGGCGCGCTGATGCTGATGGCGGCCCTGCCCTGGAGTAGCCAAGTGCAAGCGCCGGCATGGCTGCATGCGGAAGTCCAATACACGCTCTACAGCCCTATGCCTGCAAAGCTGCTGGAAATGCCGCCAGCCGGGCAAAGAGTCGAAGCCGATGCCGTCCTGGCCGTTCTCGACTCTGCGCAAATACGTGACAGGGTCGACCGGTCACGCAAGGCCGCCCTCGCGTTGCGCGCACAATTGGACGGGCTGACAGGGGCGGCCAACGGGGCAGAAAAATATGCCTCGATTGCCAATCAGCTCAGCCGCCAGCAAGCCGAATCAGCGGCGCAATCAGCCGAGCTTCAACGCCTGACGCTACGCGCCCCAATGGCGGGCATGCTCACGGATGTCGACCCCTCCGTGCAGCCTGGCGTCTGGGTCAAACCCAATCAGCCGTTGGGGGTACTGGTCAATCCTGATAGCTGGACGGTGGAAGCCTTCGTCCGTCAACAGGACCTGTCACGGCTGACCCTTGGCGCCCGTGCGCGTTTTTATGCCCACGGTGACAGCGGCAGCGCCCTCGAAGGCAAAGTGATCAGCATCGATGATTCACGGACTCAAAACGTACCTCACCTCATGCTGAGCACGGCCTATGGTGGACCGATTGCGGTTTCCGGCAAGTCGGACAGCAACCTGCAGGTTCGTGACGCGCTCTACCGGGTCAGAATCAAGCTGGGCGCCCCGCCCGCTCAAATGATGATGCGCCTGGGCAACGTTTCGATAGAGGCTACCCGCGCCAGCCCGGTTACCGAGTTATTCACCGATACGTTGTCGATCCTGGTGAGGGAAAGCGGTTTTTAA
- a CDS encoding EthD domain-containing protein yields MIKILAAVRRKPGMTHAEFLEYIEHEHGRIAKAKPLGVKRYVQNHVIDSAFGVDADIAYTQTFHRDSITELFFADMPGLIQTFSDPYTQQTTGPDAENFADLSQQAAQLMDEVETSTDGTARLQWKAMVFIKKNPAVTLDTFFTAWDLAHDAIADQHPDFQQALRRHVRSKYLPEGDRVTAYFGPNVAVYEGVSSMWFANEADLSLFRQYQRALFQRLSDKGVAASSESFFVYVKEVVILDL; encoded by the coding sequence ATGATTAAAATCCTAGCCGCTGTACGCCGAAAACCCGGAATGACCCATGCTGAGTTTTTGGAATATATCGAGCACGAGCATGGAAGAATCGCCAAGGCCAAACCCCTAGGGGTCAAGCGATACGTGCAAAATCATGTTATCGACTCCGCTTTCGGCGTTGACGCCGACATCGCCTACACACAAACATTTCACAGAGACTCGATCACCGAGTTATTTTTTGCCGACATGCCAGGTTTAATTCAGACCTTCAGCGATCCCTATACCCAACAAACCACTGGGCCTGATGCAGAAAACTTCGCTGATCTTTCGCAACAAGCCGCTCAATTGATGGACGAAGTGGAGACATCCACTGACGGTACCGCCCGTCTTCAATGGAAGGCGATGGTCTTCATCAAAAAGAATCCGGCGGTGACGCTGGATACTTTCTTTACCGCCTGGGATCTGGCCCACGACGCCATAGCCGATCAGCATCCAGACTTCCAACAGGCGCTACGTAGGCATGTCCGCTCCAAGTATCTTCCCGAGGGTGACAGAGTGACCGCTTACTTCGGGCCAAACGTGGCGGTCTACGAAGGTGTTTCCAGCATGTGGTTTGCAAACGAAGCCGATCTTTCGCTCTTTCGTCAGTATCAGAGAGCACTGTTCCAAAGACTTTCTGATAAAGGGGTCGCAGCGTCGTCAGAATCTTTCTTCGTGTACGTTAAAGAGGTTGTGATTCTGGATCTCTAG
- a CDS encoding FAD-dependent oxidoreductase — protein sequence MIAAVNKVLVIGGGFSGMTAAIQLARQGVEVDLVEIDPLWCPLGAGITLSGPTLRALDTVGILGRVAEEGYLSTDFDVFSPAGDLIVQLALRPPVSHKQIPCGGGILRPVLARIFADKTREVGTHVRLGITFDSIVEQGDGIEVSFTDGTSGRYDLVIAADGVHSRVRKEFFPQAPSPKPIHQSVWRAVLKRPQEIVRPSHWLGRTKVGVNPISSTHMYMFLMENREFSEWIDPANWASEMARLLGEFPAPILQALVPQLYEPGANIDYRPLANLLVPLPWHKGRIVMIGDTVHATTPHLASGAGIGIESAIVLAEELFADGDLQVALSRFEARRWERCQLVVENSARLCEIEKSGGDKQEHAQIMGDSMATLAEPI from the coding sequence ATGATTGCAGCAGTCAATAAGGTCCTGGTTATCGGAGGCGGTTTTTCCGGTATGACAGCGGCTATCCAGCTTGCCCGACAGGGCGTCGAAGTGGATCTGGTGGAAATAGACCCCTTGTGGTGTCCCCTGGGGGCTGGCATTACGCTTAGCGGCCCCACGTTAAGAGCGCTTGATACCGTTGGCATCCTTGGAAGGGTCGCCGAGGAAGGGTATCTGTCCACCGATTTCGATGTGTTTTCACCGGCAGGCGACCTGATCGTGCAGTTGGCGCTTCGACCTCCGGTCAGTCATAAACAGATTCCCTGTGGCGGTGGCATCCTGCGCCCCGTGCTGGCTCGAATTTTTGCCGACAAGACGCGGGAGGTGGGGACTCACGTACGCCTTGGTATTACGTTCGACAGCATCGTCGAGCAGGGGGATGGCATCGAGGTGAGTTTCACCGACGGGACCTCCGGGCGTTATGACCTGGTCATTGCCGCCGATGGCGTGCATTCGCGGGTGCGAAAGGAGTTTTTCCCGCAAGCCCCTTCGCCAAAACCCATTCACCAGAGCGTCTGGCGTGCAGTGCTGAAGCGTCCGCAGGAAATTGTACGTCCCAGCCATTGGTTGGGACGCACCAAGGTCGGTGTCAACCCGATCTCCTCAACGCATATGTATATGTTCCTCATGGAAAATCGCGAGTTTTCCGAGTGGATTGACCCGGCCAATTGGGCAAGCGAAATGGCGCGTCTGCTGGGTGAGTTCCCAGCCCCGATCTTGCAAGCGCTTGTGCCGCAACTGTACGAGCCGGGCGCCAATATCGACTATCGTCCGCTGGCCAATCTGTTGGTACCGTTGCCATGGCACAAGGGCCGCATCGTGATGATTGGGGATACGGTGCATGCCACCACGCCCCATCTGGCCTCCGGGGCCGGAATTGGCATCGAGAGTGCCATCGTGCTCGCCGAAGAGCTGTTCGCCGATGGCGATCTACAGGTTGCCCTGAGCCGGTTTGAAGCACGGCGTTGGGAGCGTTGCCAACTGGTGGTCGAGAATTCTGCACGATTGTGCGAGATCGAAAAAAGCGGCGGTGACAAGCAGGAGCATGCTCAGATCATGGGTGACTCCATGGCGACGTTGGCTGAGCCAATCTGA
- a CDS encoding NAD-dependent succinate-semialdehyde dehydrogenase, with protein MKHLLKDPTLWRTGAYIGGEWLDETPHGRYALRNPVDQTVLIELPRCRETEVRRAIDAAHEAFGPWRRLTAKRRGEVLRRWYELMVEHREDIATLITLEEGKPLDEARGEVDYAASFVRWFSEEATRVRGDVIPGVKDTQRIVALREPIGVCAAITPWNFPAAMITRKAAPALAAGCTMVVKPASQTPMTALALAELAQRAGVPAGVFSVITGNDTRDIAGELTANPLVRKLTFTGSTEVGRLLLAQAAQTVKKCSMELGGNAPFIVFDDADLDAAADGVMLAKFRNSGQSCIGANRVLVQAGVYDALTERIVERVARLKVGNGLEPGVQVGPMIDEAAVQKSQAFVEDALAQGARLLSGGTRHAIGGCFFQPTVLADVTHGMRIAREEIFGPVMPLLRFDTDDEAITMANDSEYGLAAYLYSRDAARIWRTAARIESGMVGINCGLISNEVAPFGGVKQSGLGREGSHLGIDEFLEVKYLCWDGLESV; from the coding sequence GTGAAGCATTTACTAAAAGATCCAACCCTGTGGCGTACGGGCGCCTACATCGGTGGCGAATGGCTGGACGAGACGCCGCACGGCCGGTACGCGCTACGTAATCCAGTCGATCAAACGGTACTCATCGAGCTGCCGCGCTGTCGCGAAACCGAAGTGCGCCGTGCCATCGATGCCGCGCATGAGGCCTTTGGCCCATGGCGTCGCCTGACGGCTAAACGCCGTGGCGAGGTGTTGCGCCGTTGGTATGAGCTGATGGTGGAACATCGCGAAGATATCGCCACGCTGATCACCCTGGAGGAGGGTAAGCCACTGGACGAGGCCCGTGGTGAGGTCGATTACGCCGCCTCCTTCGTGCGATGGTTTTCGGAAGAGGCCACGCGGGTGCGCGGTGATGTGATCCCCGGTGTGAAAGACACCCAGCGTATCGTTGCATTGCGCGAGCCCATCGGGGTCTGTGCCGCCATTACCCCCTGGAACTTCCCGGCGGCCATGATCACCCGCAAGGCGGCTCCGGCGCTTGCAGCGGGCTGCACGATGGTGGTGAAACCGGCAAGCCAGACACCGATGACCGCGCTCGCGCTCGCCGAACTGGCCCAACGCGCCGGAGTGCCGGCCGGTGTCTTCAGCGTGATCACCGGTAATGACACCCGAGACATCGCGGGCGAACTCACGGCCAACCCGTTGGTGCGCAAGCTCACGTTCACGGGGTCTACGGAAGTGGGCCGGCTGCTGTTGGCGCAAGCGGCGCAGACCGTCAAGAAGTGCTCGATGGAGTTGGGCGGCAACGCTCCCTTCATTGTCTTCGATGATGCTGACCTTGATGCCGCCGCCGACGGTGTGATGTTGGCCAAGTTTCGCAACAGCGGCCAGTCCTGTATCGGCGCGAATCGGGTGTTGGTGCAAGCCGGGGTTTATGATGCGCTGACCGAGCGCATTGTCGAGCGCGTGGCACGGCTTAAAGTGGGGAATGGCCTGGAACCTGGCGTGCAGGTGGGGCCAATGATCGATGAGGCCGCGGTGCAGAAATCTCAAGCGTTTGTAGAGGATGCCCTGGCACAAGGTGCTCGACTGTTGTCCGGAGGTACCCGTCATGCAATCGGCGGGTGTTTCTTCCAGCCCACGGTACTGGCCGATGTGACGCATGGGATGCGGATTGCCCGGGAGGAGATCTTCGGCCCGGTCATGCCACTGTTGCGTTTCGACACGGATGACGAAGCGATCACGATGGCCAACGACAGCGAGTATGGCCTAGCCGCCTACTTGTACAGCCGTGATGCGGCGCGCATCTGGCGTACCGCTGCACGCATTGAATCAGGCATGGTCGGGATCAACTGCGGTTTGATATCCAATGAAGTCGCCCCCTTTGGTGGGGTGAAGCAGAGCGGTCTTGGACGAGAAGGATCCCACCTTGGGATCGACGAGTTCCTTGAGGTGAAATACCTCTGCTGGGATGGCCTGGAAAGCGTCTGA
- a CDS encoding dihydrodipicolinate synthase family protein: MATYKKVDARAWARENLIGCSAVTIPSFSADLKRLNERGIRHDIEHTVGLGYSSTLLCSELAISAQENAQFTAWARESGKDLILFFHAAFGTLAENIEAVKLAEKAGADIVLLSYPPQFWPTSEQEIYDYTKSFCDATELAVMLFPIPLWGFERVHPAGMSLELVRRLLADCPNIAAIKSEQGFPLPAGICEMYYHFRDQVVISCPIEGDAIPLMSLMKLQFSGTSNTAWMSDYYPKAFELARTGRFEEAMELYWKVNPARSANGAAAQTYAGGTGVLNRTMWKYQDWLAGFNGGPLRAPAMRVPDRLMKSLRQGLVAAGLPVTSDPDSAFMIGRHPC, from the coding sequence ATGGCCACTTACAAGAAAGTCGATGCCCGTGCCTGGGCCCGTGAAAACCTGATTGGCTGCTCGGCAGTTACCATCCCCAGTTTCAGCGCCGACCTCAAGCGTCTCAATGAGCGCGGCATACGCCACGACATCGAACATACGGTTGGCCTGGGCTACAGCAGCACATTGCTGTGCAGCGAGCTGGCGATCTCTGCCCAGGAAAACGCTCAATTCACCGCCTGGGCCCGGGAGTCGGGGAAAGATCTGATCCTGTTCTTCCACGCGGCTTTTGGCACGCTGGCTGAGAACATCGAGGCGGTGAAGCTCGCCGAGAAGGCGGGTGCGGACATCGTCCTGCTCTCATATCCACCGCAGTTCTGGCCGACCAGTGAGCAGGAAATCTACGACTACACCAAGTCATTCTGCGACGCGACGGAGCTGGCAGTCATGCTGTTCCCGATTCCGCTCTGGGGTTTTGAGCGCGTGCATCCGGCGGGCATGTCGCTGGAGTTGGTCCGTCGTCTGTTGGCCGATTGTCCGAACATCGCGGCCATCAAGTCGGAGCAGGGCTTCCCGCTGCCGGCCGGCATCTGTGAGATGTACTACCACTTCCGTGACCAGGTCGTGATCAGCTGCCCGATCGAAGGCGATGCGATTCCTTTGATGAGCCTGATGAAGCTGCAATTTTCCGGCACCAGCAACACTGCCTGGATGAGCGACTACTACCCCAAAGCGTTCGAACTGGCACGCACGGGTCGGTTCGAGGAGGCGATGGAACTGTACTGGAAGGTCAACCCGGCACGCAGCGCCAACGGCGCCGCCGCCCAGACCTATGCGGGCGGCACCGGCGTGCTCAATCGCACGATGTGGAAATATCAGGACTGGCTGGCCGGGTTTAACGGCGGCCCGCTGCGTGCGCCAGCGATGCGCGTGCCGGATCGTCTCATGAAGTCTTTGCGTCAAGGACTGGTTGCGGCGGGCCTGCCGGTGACTTCGGATCCTGATAGCGCCTTCATGATCGGGCGTCACCCTTGCTGA
- a CDS encoding ornithine cyclodeaminase family protein, with protein sequence MPPVIAPTLFLSDADVASLCDWNAAVAALAEAYAGPTSDAMVPPRSMARGDGIWLRSLTAVPPAGGHMGCKLIAASMRARCASYLIALFNQQTMALSALIDGNRVTGLRTAATAVLAVDLLAPQRALRVGVIGAGFEARGALDCLKSVREVARVRVFSPTPASRERFAESFRPALDIQAVSSAQEAVQDCDVVICAARSRDESPVLLGQWLPAGVTVVSLGSTLPEQREVDPVTMERAVCIVADMPQEVLHDTGDAIAAISAGVYVADKLVALADLVAGRVTPRQNASEIVLYKSVGSALQDVVIAQALYERAKQQGLGIELPASIVPVSK encoded by the coding sequence ATGCCCCCAGTAATTGCCCCGACACTCTTTCTCAGCGATGCCGATGTTGCCTCGCTCTGTGATTGGAATGCAGCCGTCGCCGCGCTCGCCGAGGCTTATGCCGGTCCCACCTCCGATGCCATGGTGCCCCCTCGCTCCATGGCTCGGGGCGACGGTATCTGGCTGCGCAGTTTGACGGCTGTGCCCCCCGCCGGCGGCCACATGGGCTGCAAGTTGATCGCGGCCTCTATGCGCGCCCGTTGCGCCAGCTATCTGATCGCGTTGTTCAATCAGCAAACCATGGCCCTGAGTGCGTTGATCGACGGCAATCGGGTGACGGGTTTGCGCACCGCTGCAACTGCGGTGCTGGCGGTAGACCTCCTGGCCCCTCAACGCGCGCTGCGGGTTGGCGTGATTGGGGCGGGGTTTGAAGCGCGTGGCGCGCTTGACTGCCTTAAGTCTGTGCGAGAAGTGGCGCGTGTACGCGTGTTCAGTCCAACGCCGGCGAGCCGCGAGCGTTTTGCCGAAAGCTTCCGACCTGCATTGGATATCCAGGCGGTCAGCAGCGCACAAGAGGCGGTGCAGGACTGCGATGTGGTGATTTGTGCCGCACGCAGCCGCGACGAATCTCCCGTGTTGCTGGGGCAGTGGCTGCCTGCCGGCGTTACGGTCGTGTCATTGGGTTCCACCTTGCCTGAACAACGGGAAGTTGACCCGGTGACGATGGAACGAGCTGTTTGCATCGTCGCTGATATGCCGCAAGAGGTGCTTCACGATACCGGTGACGCCATTGCAGCGATCAGTGCCGGTGTTTATGTCGCCGACAAATTGGTCGCTCTGGCGGATTTGGTCGCGGGTCGTGTCACGCCCCGTCAGAACGCAAGCGAAATCGTCCTCTACAAGTCGGTGGGCTCGGCGTTGCAGGACGTCGTCATTGCACAAGCGCTGTACGAGCGCGCCAAGCAACAAGGCCTCGGTATCGAGCTGCCCGCCAGCATTGTCCCTGTCTCGAAATAA
- a CDS encoding LysR family transcriptional regulator: MPVATALTIVDPRWTLFVRVAAAGSLSKAAVLLDMPQSMVSRNIAQLEAQCGERLFQRTGRGVVLTEFGEQLLPCVSSLLADAEGLADDIRTRRGKPVGEVVVGMLPSAVRRFAGTLFAAVQAQMPGVRLHLIEGASAQLEEQLHDGRLDMALVLRENEASIGEAYLLARLPLHLVGPATDSIFAHRDIALKQLAGLRLVVPGRPHLLRARLDQLAVEQAVELCVAVEADSVQLQYEVVAAGGGYAIASVLPGSLDQRLMSSRIVDPVLERFVVLAESPRRPVTRASREVRRLICSLSMPSN, from the coding sequence GTGCCTGTGGCCACTGCTTTGACGATCGTCGATCCTCGATGGACATTGTTCGTACGGGTCGCGGCGGCTGGAAGCCTGAGCAAAGCAGCGGTTTTACTGGATATGCCCCAGTCGATGGTGAGTCGAAATATCGCTCAGCTCGAAGCACAGTGTGGCGAGCGGTTGTTTCAGCGTACCGGACGTGGGGTGGTCCTGACCGAGTTTGGCGAGCAGTTGCTGCCTTGCGTATCGAGTCTTCTCGCGGACGCTGAAGGCCTGGCCGATGACATTCGTACTCGGCGTGGAAAACCGGTGGGGGAGGTGGTCGTAGGCATGCTGCCTTCTGCGGTCCGCCGGTTTGCCGGTACACTTTTTGCCGCCGTGCAAGCACAGATGCCGGGCGTGAGATTGCACCTGATCGAGGGCGCGAGCGCTCAACTTGAAGAGCAGTTGCATGACGGTCGTCTCGATATGGCGTTGGTGCTGCGCGAGAATGAAGCCAGCATCGGTGAGGCGTATCTGCTGGCCAGGCTTCCCCTGCATTTGGTAGGACCCGCCACCGACTCAATCTTCGCCCATCGAGATATCGCACTCAAACAGCTAGCCGGATTGCGATTGGTGGTGCCGGGGCGCCCCCATTTGCTCAGGGCCAGGCTAGATCAGTTGGCGGTCGAGCAGGCCGTGGAATTGTGCGTTGCGGTGGAAGCCGACTCTGTACAGCTCCAGTATGAAGTCGTCGCGGCGGGCGGAGGCTATGCGATTGCCTCAGTGCTACCGGGCTCGCTGGATCAACGACTGATGTCATCGCGCATCGTCGACCCCGTTCTTGAGCGTTTTGTCGTGCTTGCCGAGTCTCCCCGCCGTCCTGTGACCCGTGCCTCCCGTGAGGTACGACGGTTGATCTGTAGTCTGTCCATGCCATCGAATTAA